Proteins from a single region of Hymenobacter aquaticus:
- a CDS encoding lipocalin family protein → MANNLLKRRQPVILGAAAATLATGIAAYTYIRRKLYAPLPVAPHVDVHRYMGLWYEIARLPTRFEKGCEHVTARYKLLPNGKVSVLNTCHQEDVNGPVESVQGTARIVDTKTNAKLRVSFFWPFEGDYWILDHDPEYRYALVGEPSRQNLWLLCRTPHLERPIRDRLVGLAHSLGFPTENLIFTPQPITDKP, encoded by the coding sequence ATGGCCAACAATCTGCTCAAACGCCGCCAACCGGTTATTCTCGGGGCCGCCGCGGCTACCCTTGCCACCGGCATTGCCGCTTACACCTACATCCGCCGCAAGCTCTACGCCCCGCTGCCCGTGGCGCCCCACGTCGACGTACACCGCTACATGGGGCTCTGGTACGAAATAGCCCGCCTGCCCACGCGCTTCGAGAAAGGCTGCGAGCATGTCACGGCCCGCTACAAGCTGTTGCCCAACGGCAAGGTGTCGGTGCTGAATACCTGCCACCAGGAAGACGTGAACGGCCCGGTAGAATCGGTGCAGGGCACGGCCCGCATCGTCGACACCAAAACCAACGCCAAGCTGCGGGTGAGCTTTTTCTGGCCCTTCGAGGGCGACTACTGGATTCTGGACCACGACCCGGAGTACCGCTACGCCCTGGTGGGGGAGCCCAGCCGCCAGAACCTGTGGCTGCTGTGCCGCACGCCCCACCTGGAGCGCCCCATCCGCGACCGGCTCGTGGGGCTGGCCCATTCGCTGGGTTTTCCGACGGAAAACCTGATTTTTACGCCCCAACCCATCACCGACAAACCGTAA
- a CDS encoding M23 family metallopeptidase has protein sequence MLTLLTTMSLRPAPMAGQEADSLRKPKPAGGAPRPAVAPGYFLFPIKPGQPNFLAASMGELRPNHFHGGLDIKTDGRTDLPVYASADGYISRLKQSAFGYGNVLYITHPNGLTTVYGHLNQFQGPAAAFLREKQYEKQTYELELFFNKDQFPVKRGEVVALSGNTGGSAGPHVHWEVRDAQDNQLNPLQWGGFSEIQDHVAPTLQAFAVEPLTIEARVQGRFDKAVFVPKVAPAAGVATTWPDTINAYGTVGVLLQAFDRYDNAWNKNGLQKVEVKVNGQPLYSHVVDNVPFPTGTRTVNQHVDYEWMMTQGRTLQKLFVDDGNDLTMYTTGPGKGKLRVEDGQIYAVEVLMSDSYGNTTPLSFVLRGRKPEYTKTRSAAVKKPALRWEITRNILKVIAADPDTARQSGNAVLLRGSRRLELKPSYTTQSQNVYLYDLRAGLPDSIRFGTVTKRFDRQALIPAGTEQGYADNFLNLSFAPQTLFDTLYLQTSYKDGAWTVHSPRQSLYLPLRVTLKPPAEVADKEHSAVYLVNARGGRSYVGGKWEGNQVTFPAKVFGQFRIFSDTIPPSARLVKRGPGGLTFQVGDNLSGLNSYTLLVGGRFRLLRYEYKNSTLFTEPRDTVGPPLRGPATLRITDQAGNEKVLSFNL, from the coding sequence TTGCTCACGCTGCTCACCACCATGAGCTTGCGCCCCGCCCCCATGGCCGGCCAGGAGGCCGATTCGCTGCGGAAGCCCAAGCCGGCTGGCGGCGCGCCCCGGCCGGCGGTGGCCCCGGGCTACTTTCTGTTTCCCATCAAGCCCGGGCAGCCCAACTTTCTGGCCGCCAGCATGGGCGAGCTGCGCCCCAACCACTTCCACGGCGGCCTCGACATCAAAACCGACGGCCGCACGGATCTGCCGGTCTACGCCTCGGCCGACGGCTACATTTCGCGCCTGAAGCAGTCGGCCTTCGGCTACGGCAACGTGCTCTACATCACCCACCCCAACGGGCTGACCACCGTGTACGGGCACCTGAACCAGTTTCAGGGGCCGGCGGCGGCTTTTCTGCGGGAAAAGCAGTACGAAAAGCAAACCTACGAGTTGGAGCTGTTCTTCAACAAGGACCAGTTTCCGGTGAAGCGCGGCGAAGTGGTGGCCCTTTCGGGCAACACCGGCGGCTCGGCCGGCCCGCACGTGCACTGGGAAGTGCGCGACGCCCAGGACAACCAGCTCAACCCCTTGCAGTGGGGCGGCTTCAGCGAAATTCAGGACCACGTGGCCCCCACATTGCAGGCCTTTGCCGTGGAGCCGCTGACCATCGAGGCCCGGGTGCAGGGCCGCTTCGACAAGGCCGTGTTCGTGCCCAAAGTGGCTCCGGCGGCCGGCGTGGCCACCACCTGGCCCGACACCATCAATGCCTACGGCACCGTGGGCGTGCTGCTGCAAGCCTTCGACCGGTACGATAACGCCTGGAACAAGAACGGCCTGCAGAAGGTGGAAGTCAAGGTGAACGGGCAGCCGCTGTATTCGCACGTGGTCGACAACGTGCCCTTCCCCACCGGCACGCGCACCGTGAACCAGCACGTGGACTACGAGTGGATGATGACCCAGGGCCGCACCCTGCAAAAGCTGTTCGTGGACGACGGCAACGACCTGACCATGTACACCACCGGCCCCGGCAAGGGCAAGCTGCGGGTGGAAGACGGCCAGATTTATGCCGTGGAAGTGCTGATGAGCGACTCCTACGGCAACACCACGCCCCTCTCGTTCGTGCTGCGCGGCCGGAAGCCGGAGTACACCAAAACCCGGAGCGCGGCGGTGAAAAAGCCGGCCCTGCGCTGGGAAATAACCCGCAACATCCTCAAGGTCATTGCCGCCGACCCCGACACGGCCCGGCAAAGCGGCAACGCCGTGCTGCTGCGCGGCTCCCGCCGCCTGGAGCTCAAGCCCAGCTACACGACCCAGAGCCAGAACGTGTACCTCTACGACCTGCGCGCCGGCCTGCCCGACTCCATCCGGTTCGGCACCGTCACCAAGCGCTTCGACCGGCAGGCCCTGATTCCGGCCGGCACCGAGCAGGGCTACGCCGACAACTTCCTGAACCTGAGCTTCGCGCCCCAGACGCTGTTCGACACCCTGTACCTGCAAACCAGCTACAAGGACGGCGCCTGGACGGTGCACAGCCCGCGCCAGTCGTTGTATCTGCCCCTGCGCGTCACGCTCAAGCCCCCGGCGGAAGTGGCCGACAAGGAGCATTCGGCCGTGTATCTGGTGAATGCCCGCGGGGGCCGCAGCTACGTGGGCGGCAAGTGGGAAGGCAACCAGGTGACGTTTCCGGCCAAGGTGTTCGGGCAGTTCCGCATTTTCTCCGACACGATTCCGCCCTCGGCCCGGCTGGTGAAGCGCGGCCCCGGCGGGCTTACCTTCCAGGTCGGCGACAACCTCTCGGGCCTGAACAGCTACACGCTGCTGGTGGGTGGGCGGTTCCGGCTGCTGCGCTACGAGTACAAGAACTCCACGCTCTTCACCGAGCCCCGCGACACGGTGGGCCCGCCCCTGCGCGGCCCGGCCACGCTACGCATCACCGACCAGGCCGGCAATGAAAAGGTGCTGAGCTTTAATCTGTAG
- a CDS encoding fumarylacetoacetate hydrolase family protein, with amino-acid sequence MKILCIGRNYAEHIAELNNETPDEPVIFTKPETALLQRGMPFFYPDFSTDIHHEIELVLRVSKNGKNIDPKFAHTYFDAIGLGIDFTARDLQSKAKTKGLPWDLAKGFDGSAPLSPTFKPVAEFADLANINFHLEVNGEVKQRGNSGMMLHNFAAQIAYISRFITLKMGDLIFTGTPSGVGPVQIGDQLTGYLEDEKVLELAVK; translated from the coding sequence ATGAAAATACTCTGCATCGGCCGCAACTACGCCGAACATATTGCCGAACTAAACAACGAAACGCCCGACGAGCCCGTCATCTTCACCAAGCCCGAAACCGCCCTGCTGCAGCGCGGCATGCCCTTCTTCTACCCCGATTTCTCGACCGACATTCACCACGAAATCGAGCTGGTGCTGCGCGTGAGCAAAAATGGCAAGAACATCGACCCCAAGTTTGCCCACACCTACTTCGACGCCATCGGCCTGGGCATCGACTTCACGGCCCGCGACCTGCAAAGCAAGGCCAAGACCAAGGGCCTGCCTTGGGACCTGGCCAAAGGCTTCGACGGCTCGGCGCCTTTGTCGCCCACGTTTAAGCCGGTAGCCGAGTTTGCCGATCTGGCCAACATCAACTTCCACCTGGAAGTGAACGGCGAAGTGAAGCAGCGCGGCAACTCGGGCATGATGCTGCACAACTTCGCGGCCCAGATTGCCTACATTTCGCGCTTTATCACCCTGAAAATGGGGGACTTAATCTTTACTGGCACGCCCAGCGGCGTGGGGCCCGTGCAGATTGGCGACCAGCTTACGGGCTACCTGGAGGACGAGAAGGTGTTGGAACTGGCGGTAAAGTAA
- a CDS encoding M48 family metallopeptidase has translation MIKKLLLAGCLFAAAACSTVPITGRRQLSLVSDAEINALATQQYQEVLKTSKLSSDANSVAMVRRVGQRIQQAVETYFRSQNQQDQLAGYAWEFNVIDDKQENAWCMPGGKVAVYTGILPITQDENGLAVVMAHEIAHAVAKHGSERMSQGLLQQAGGQALSAALSTRPEATQQLALQAFGVGSSVGLLKYGRNQESEADHLGLIFMAMAGYNPDGAITFWQRMDARENQASPPEFLSTHPSNGTRIADIQRELPEARKYYKAR, from the coding sequence ATGATCAAGAAGCTCCTGCTGGCCGGCTGCCTGTTCGCCGCCGCCGCCTGCTCTACCGTCCCGATTACCGGCCGCCGCCAGCTCAGCCTGGTTTCCGACGCCGAAATCAACGCCCTGGCCACGCAGCAGTACCAGGAAGTGCTCAAAACCAGCAAGCTTTCCTCCGATGCCAACTCGGTAGCCATGGTGCGCCGCGTGGGCCAGCGCATCCAGCAGGCCGTCGAAACCTATTTCCGCAGCCAAAATCAGCAGGACCAGTTGGCCGGCTACGCCTGGGAGTTCAACGTTATTGACGACAAGCAGGAAAACGCCTGGTGCATGCCCGGCGGCAAAGTGGCCGTCTACACCGGCATTCTGCCCATTACCCAGGATGAAAACGGCCTGGCCGTAGTTATGGCCCACGAAATTGCCCACGCCGTGGCCAAGCACGGCTCGGAGCGCATGAGCCAGGGCCTGCTCCAGCAGGCCGGCGGCCAGGCGCTGTCGGCGGCCCTTTCCACCCGGCCCGAAGCCACGCAGCAGCTGGCTTTGCAAGCGTTTGGCGTCGGTAGCTCGGTGGGGCTGCTCAAGTACGGCCGCAACCAGGAGTCGGAAGCCGACCACCTGGGCCTGATCTTCATGGCGATGGCCGGCTACAACCCCGACGGCGCCATTACGTTCTGGCAGCGCATGGACGCCCGCGAAAACCAGGCCTCGCCGCCCGAGTTCCTCTCGACTCACCCCTCCAACGGCACCCGGATTGCGGATATTCAGCGCGAATTGCCCGAAGCCCGTAAGTATTACAAAGCCCGCTAA